From the genome of Cytophagales bacterium WSM2-2:
AATTTTCTTCAGCTTCAAAGCATGTTCTCCGTACTTTCCCATTTGAATTACGCCAAACTGATTTAGTGTGACTTGACTGGCGCGAATCGTGATGATAGCATAACCCATCACGTTGGTGCCGGGGTCAAGTCCAAGAATGATCTTTTCCTTCACCGGTTTTTTCTCAACTTTGCTCACGCTCAAACTTACAAATTAACCGGCAATGGCTTTTTACTTCATTTTTGTATTCAGCTTTTATTTTCTGTCGTTGCTGCTGCTGACTGTATCTTGGGTGAAACAAGTCCGCAAGCCACTGGCACAGACTTCTAAAAATATTTTTATTTCGGTTATAATACCCTTCCGTAATGAAGCGGACAACCTGGTGAATCTGCTTCGAAGTATTTTGCAACTCAAGTATCCCGTTTCTGATTTTGAAGTTATAGTTGTTGATGATCACTCGGAGGATACCTCAATGAAGGTATTGGAGAAAGTCCGGGAAACATTTTCAACGCTGAAGATTGAAAAGCTCGATGATTCTCAACAGGGAAAGAAAGCTGCACTTACGTTGGGGATAAATATCGCAAGTGGAGAAATTATTGCAACAACAGATGCTGATTGTCTTGTTCCTTGTGACTGGCTACAATGCATCAACGCAGGTTTTCAAAATGAGAATACAAACATGCTTATTGGTGCCGTGAGTTTAAAGGACCGAGGCACTTTTTTTAATCGGCTTCAGAATATCGAATGGGCGAGCGTAATCGGTACCGGTGTAGCCATGTGTGGACTTAGAAACCCTCTCATGTGTAACGGGGCAAATCTCTCTTTCAGGAAGAAAGTTTTTGAAGAGGTAAAAGGCTATTCTGGTAATGAACATATCCTTTCCGGAGATGATGAATTTTTAATGAGAAAAATTCACAATCTCAAACCGGAGTCTATTCAAGTGTTAAGTGTCTTGTCACCTGTAGTCACTGAGCCCCAACGATCGTTAGGAGGTTTTATTCAGCAGCGGTTGCGATGGGCCAGCAAGTGGAAAGTAAACTCGTCAGGAGTTGCCCGGAGCTTCGCACTGGCTGTTCTCCTCCTGCAGGGATCATGGTTATGTTTTGCAGGATGGGGAATATTGAATTTACCCCTACAAGTGATTGTTCTGGTTTTTGGAATGAAAGTCTTTGGTGAATTGATGTTTCTTGTTACCGTAAGTCGTTCATTGAGAATGAGGTTCGGCTTGATTCCATTTCTGGCATTGCAATTTTTGTACCCGGTCTACGTTCTTTTCACCGGACTTTTCTCGCAAATTAAGGACCACGAGTGGAAAGGTAGAAAGTCCTGAACTCGCGTAAGCTATTTTTACATAATTTTGGAGCATGAAGGTAGAAGCCGAAACGGACTTACGGAAACGAGTTGAACGCAAGGAGCTTGAACTTGGTGCGCTGCTGGAGATTACCCAGGCGATCAATAACAACCTTCCCGAAGAATCGCTCTACAAGATTTTCAACTTCACTCTTCGGTCAAACCTTAACTTGAAAAAACTGGCTTTGTTTGTATACGACCAGATATGGGCGTGCAAGGTGAACTTTGGTACAGTCAAGGACTTTCGTAAAACCAAACTGGACGACCGCGTGAAGCTTGCGAAAAACATTCACCGGATGGATGAATTTCCTGAGTGCGAATTTGACGAGTTTGATCTTGTTATACCGATTTCACACAAGGGAGACACGCTCGCCTTGGTATTTGTTGGAGGCATTGATCACCACCTGAACACCAATGACGAAAGTATCAAGTTTATCCAGGCGCTC
Proteins encoded in this window:
- a CDS encoding glycosyl transferase, with translation MAFYFIFVFSFYFLSLLLLTVSWVKQVRKPLAQTSKNIFISVIIPFRNEADNLVNLLRSILQLKYPVSDFEVIVVDDHSEDTSMKVLEKVRETFSTLKIEKLDDSQQGKKAALTLGINIASGEIIATTDADCLVPCDWLQCINAGFQNENTNMLIGAVSLKDRGTFFNRLQNIEWASVIGTGVAMCGLRNPLMCNGANLSFRKKVFEEVKGYSGNEHILSGDDEFLMRKIHNLKPESIQVLSVLSPVVTEPQRSLGGFIQQRLRWASKWKVNSSGVARSFALAVLLLQGSWLCFAGWGILNLPLQVIVLVFGMKVFGELMFLVTVSRSLRMRFGLIPFLALQFLYPVYVLFTGLFSQIKDHEWKGRKS